In Desulfomonilia bacterium, one genomic interval encodes:
- a CDS encoding endonuclease III domain-containing protein produces MVGAVLTQNTAWTNVERAISNLKLQGMLDFDAMYSLKDDKLANLIRPAGYFNIKTRRLKNLLDRIALTGGMDEFFCRQTDALRAGLLEVSGIGPETADSICCYAADRPVFVVDAYTKRMFVRHGFADDKTQYHEIQEMFMSRLDPDVQLFKDLHAYIVFIGKDFCRKKNPDCERCPVSSLWGSGF; encoded by the coding sequence ATCGTAGGTGCGGTACTTACGCAGAACACGGCATGGACCAATGTTGAGCGTGCAATATCAAATCTTAAATTGCAGGGCATGCTCGATTTTGATGCCATGTATTCCTTGAAAGACGATAAACTTGCAAACCTTATCAGGCCTGCAGGATACTTCAATATCAAGACCAGACGGCTCAAAAACCTGCTTGATAGAATTGCGCTGACCGGCGGAATGGATGAGTTCTTTTGCAGACAGACTGATGCACTCAGGGCCGGTCTGCTCGAAGTGAGCGGTATAGGTCCCGAGACTGCCGACAGTATATGCTGCTATGCAGCGGACAGGCCGGTCTTCGTTGTGGATGCCTATACTAAGCGCATGTTTGTCCGTCATGGATTTGCAGATGATAAAACTCAATACCATGAGATACAGGAAATGTTCATGAGCAGGCTCGATCCGGATGTCCAGCTGTTCAAAGACCTGCATGCATATATCGTCTTTATCGGGAAGGATTTCTGCAGGAAAAAGAATCCGGACTGCGAAAGATGTCCGGTATCTTCGCTCTGGGGCTCCGGATTCTAA